One Proteinivorax tanatarense DNA segment encodes these proteins:
- the murC gene encoding UDP-N-acetylmuramate--L-alanine ligase — protein MTIPYDKIHLIGIGGYGMSAIAKILLAWGHKVSGSDIKQSALTKGLEEDGAKIYFEHEAKNLQDADAVIYSTAIGDDNVELLEAKKRKLPIYHRADVLAQFLNSRKGIAIAGAHGKTTTTSMISLILAKAGMDPTAFIGGEIEHFNGNARVGSSCYIVAEACESDRSFLQYRPYAAVLTNIEADHLDNYGGSFGRLIRSYEKFIGNIAKLGYLVVNGDDPVIKELDILDREIITFGLNEKNHFSAANCSFYRGTASFDLFIKGTPRGRIKLNVPGRHNVLNSLAAIALCYQLGVSVKNMAETLKNFKGVKRRFEILYKNEEKIIVDDYAHHPTEIQSTLTAAKEFNAPVIAIFQPQRYTRTSFLFKEFSEAFDYADKVYLLPIFSAGEKTIEKITSKNLAQVIKQRKTTQVVYTDTHNQCIEMIQKDLLKKCIIVTMGAGDVWKISHSISKELKDKCIKIDQ, from the coding sequence ATGACTATTCCCTACGATAAAATACACCTTATTGGCATAGGCGGATATGGAATGAGTGCGATTGCCAAAATATTGCTTGCATGGGGGCATAAAGTTTCTGGTTCAGATATAAAACAGTCGGCATTGACTAAAGGACTCGAGGAAGATGGGGCAAAAATTTACTTTGAACATGAAGCGAAAAACTTACAAGATGCAGATGCGGTGATATATTCAACAGCCATAGGAGATGATAACGTCGAGCTTCTCGAAGCCAAAAAAAGAAAGTTACCAATATATCACAGGGCTGATGTATTAGCACAGTTTTTAAATAGCAGAAAAGGTATTGCCATTGCAGGGGCCCACGGGAAGACTACCACTACTTCAATGATTTCACTTATTTTGGCAAAGGCTGGTATGGACCCTACAGCTTTTATAGGGGGAGAAATTGAGCATTTTAACGGAAACGCTAGGGTGGGCAGTTCTTGTTATATAGTAGCTGAAGCCTGTGAAAGCGATCGCTCATTTTTACAGTATAGGCCTTATGCCGCAGTGCTAACTAATATTGAGGCAGATCATTTAGACAACTATGGAGGAAGTTTTGGTAGGCTAATAAGATCATACGAAAAGTTTATCGGAAATATTGCAAAATTAGGGTATTTAGTCGTAAACGGTGACGATCCAGTTATAAAAGAATTAGATATCCTAGATAGAGAAATAATAACATTTGGGCTGAATGAGAAAAATCATTTCTCAGCTGCTAATTGTTCATTTTATAGAGGAACAGCGTCTTTTGATTTGTTTATTAAAGGAACTCCTAGAGGGAGGATAAAGCTCAATGTTCCCGGGAGACATAATGTTTTAAACTCTTTAGCTGCGATTGCGTTATGTTATCAGCTAGGAGTAAGCGTAAAAAATATGGCCGAAACTTTAAAAAACTTTAAAGGTGTTAAAAGAAGGTTTGAGATACTGTATAAAAACGAAGAAAAAATAATAGTAGATGACTATGCCCATCACCCGACGGAAATCCAATCTACTCTTACAGCGGCAAAGGAATTTAATGCACCTGTTATAGCTATATTTCAGCCGCAACGGTATACCAGAACTTCTTTTTTATTTAAGGAGTTTAGCGAAGCATTTGATTATGCGGATAAAGTTTACTTGCTACCGATATTTTCAGCAGGAGAAAAGACAATTGAAAAAATAACATCAAAAAACCTTGCTCAGGTAATAAAACAGCGCAAAACTACACAAGTTGTATATACTGATACACATAACCAATGCATAGAGATGATACAAAAAGACTTACTCAAAAAATGTATTATAGTTACAATGGGAGCGGGAGATGTTTGGAAAATCTCCCATAGCATTTCTAAAGAATTAAAGGATAAATGTATTAAAATAGACCAGTAA
- the sfsA gene encoding DNA/RNA nuclease SfsA, whose amino-acid sequence MGSLKIKGQLLKAAFVKRNNRFSCDVLYNGEILTCHLPTSGRLKELLLPDATVYVRKAERADNRKTKFDLLQVDTVDGVRVSLDSQMPNRFVENLLTENKMPGFDQLTNIRREYTYGKSRMDFLVEEETGEKTLIEVKSVTLVENGIAKFPDAPTSRGTRHLQELTQSIKEGYKAKVLFMIQRNDAKSFSPNLKTDPLFSKALTEAYNEEVSIHAYICNIGNTIELSNEVEVVV is encoded by the coding sequence ATGGGTAGTTTAAAAATAAAAGGGCAGCTGTTAAAAGCTGCCTTTGTCAAACGTAACAATAGGTTTAGCTGTGATGTACTTTATAACGGTGAGATACTGACCTGCCATCTTCCTACCTCGGGAAGATTAAAAGAGCTTTTATTACCAGATGCAACTGTGTATGTTCGCAAGGCTGAACGGGCGGACAATAGAAAAACAAAGTTTGATCTTTTGCAGGTTGATACTGTTGATGGGGTAAGGGTTTCGCTGGATTCCCAAATGCCAAATAGGTTTGTGGAAAACCTGCTTACAGAAAACAAAATGCCTGGCTTTGATCAACTAACAAATATTAGACGTGAATATACCTATGGGAAAAGTAGGATGGACTTTTTGGTCGAAGAAGAAACAGGGGAAAAGACTCTTATAGAAGTTAAATCGGTTACTTTAGTTGAAAATGGCATAGCTAAATTCCCTGATGCACCAACATCTCGGGGTACAAGGCATCTACAAGAATTAACACAAAGTATAAAAGAAGGATATAAGGCAAAAGTCCTGTTTATGATACAACGTAATGACGCCAAAAGCTTTTCACCTAACTTAAAAACAGACCCATTGTTTAGCAAAGCTTTAACAGAAGCTTACAACGAAGAAGTATCAATACATGCTTATATCTGCAACATCGGAAACACTATAGAGTTGAGCAATGAAGTTGAGGTTGTAGTATAA
- a CDS encoding glycosyltransferase family 4 protein — translation MKVLIVKSDAVGGIEKHIKDLNYFLEKEGHQTETIKVKLDFKGGLKSIYSYIKMVDNFSPDIIHFHGFKATLYALYPFEKANKIVTVHNDLEHLQGKKKGFIARGFSQSVKGVDEIICVSKHLKEYIKPLAKKKKVKVIYNGISLPPLINKETTDAVNIGCCGRLTQIKGIHILVDAFIKLSKEHRNIYLHIIGDGPGKTTLQKQAQPVKDRVVFYGYLNSPYVKMSRFDIFVQPSLSEGFGITVLEAMALDIPVIASDAGGLKEIIMHNKNGLIVEKNNIDNLKDALQKLIQQKKQRERLRVNRGYVKNNFSLEAMYKETMQVYNQKKN, via the coding sequence ATGAAGGTGTTAATTGTTAAAAGTGATGCTGTGGGTGGAATTGAAAAGCACATAAAAGACCTTAACTATTTTTTAGAAAAAGAAGGTCATCAGACTGAGACAATCAAGGTTAAGCTAGATTTTAAAGGTGGGCTTAAATCGATATATAGTTACATAAAAATGGTGGATAACTTTTCTCCAGATATAATTCATTTTCATGGCTTTAAGGCTACTCTTTATGCTTTGTATCCCTTTGAAAAAGCTAATAAAATAGTCACTGTTCACAATGACCTAGAACATCTCCAAGGTAAAAAGAAAGGATTTATTGCTAGAGGGTTTTCTCAGAGCGTGAAGGGTGTTGATGAAATTATATGTGTATCTAAACACTTGAAAGAATATATAAAACCTCTCGCTAAAAAAAAGAAGGTAAAAGTTATTTATAACGGCATATCTCTTCCCCCTTTAATTAACAAAGAAACAACCGATGCTGTTAATATAGGTTGTTGTGGGCGCTTAACTCAGATTAAAGGAATACATATTTTAGTTGATGCTTTTATCAAACTTTCCAAGGAGCACCGCAATATTTATCTTCATATAATTGGTGATGGGCCAGGTAAAACTACTCTGCAAAAGCAAGCTCAGCCAGTCAAAGATAGAGTTGTTTTTTATGGATATTTAAACAGTCCTTATGTCAAGATGTCAAGATTTGATATTTTTGTACAACCTTCGTTGAGCGAAGGTTTTGGCATAACTGTGCTTGAAGCTATGGCTTTAGATATACCAGTAATAGCCAGTGACGCCGGTGGATTAAAGGAAATAATTATGCATAATAAAAATGGTTTGATAGTGGAAAAAAATAATATTGACAATTTAAAGGATGCATTACAGAAGTTAATCCAACAAAAAAAACAAAGGGAAAGATTAAGAGTAAACAGAGGGTATGTAAAAAATAACTTCTCATTAGAAGCAATGTATAAAGAAACCATGCAGGTTTATAATCAAAAAAAAAATTAA
- a CDS encoding ABC-F family ATP-binding cassette domain-containing protein, with product MLWLENFLKEYKGAVFLISHDRQFLDNIVSKTLHLHGGDLMSYAGNYSFYIRERKAWEQRLIKEHQKQQQHIKKTEEFIRRNIAGQKTKQAQSRRKQLEKLEKVNLFSNEHTTDFFFNIDSSSGRFVATVKNLCFSYNHIPIFNDINFNIERNDKVGLVGPNGCGKTTLLNLLAQKLSPDKGEIIIGHNVQISYFSQQRDDLTPSNTVIEEIWSVKPGWKEGQVRAYMAKFLFTQDDVFNHISSLSGGEQSRLALAKLILGKSNFIILDEPTNHLDIKSKEVLEDALQDYPGTLLVVSHDRYFLNKITNKTIALKNGNARTFLGDFDYYQQKIAEERWEKEQKQKRVEKSTKTKTKPTKSIVKKIKDQISQVEQSIFETEEQIKSLEAELCKEEVYKNHKKNLDVNKKYEAQKEKLSYLFSRWEELEDQLSKTVAQD from the coding sequence GTGCTGTGGCTAGAAAACTTTCTGAAAGAGTATAAGGGTGCAGTATTTTTGATTTCCCACGATCGCCAGTTTCTAGATAACATAGTAAGCAAAACTCTGCATTTACACGGTGGAGACCTTATGAGCTATGCTGGGAATTACTCTTTTTATATTAGGGAAAGAAAAGCCTGGGAACAAAGGTTAATTAAAGAACATCAAAAACAACAACAACACATAAAAAAAACAGAAGAATTTATCAGACGTAACATTGCTGGCCAAAAAACTAAACAGGCCCAAAGCAGACGAAAACAGTTAGAGAAGTTAGAAAAGGTTAACCTCTTTTCTAACGAACATACTACAGACTTCTTCTTTAACATAGATTCAAGCAGCGGACGCTTTGTGGCCACCGTCAAAAACCTTTGTTTTTCTTATAATCACATACCCATTTTCAATGATATTAATTTTAACATAGAACGTAATGACAAGGTAGGTCTTGTAGGTCCAAACGGATGCGGAAAAACCACTTTGCTCAACTTATTGGCTCAAAAGCTTTCCCCTGATAAAGGAGAAATCATTATTGGACATAATGTGCAAATAAGCTACTTCAGTCAGCAAAGAGATGATCTTACACCATCAAATACAGTCATCGAAGAAATTTGGAGTGTAAAACCTGGCTGGAAAGAGGGTCAGGTACGGGCATATATGGCAAAATTTTTGTTTACTCAAGATGATGTTTTCAATCACATTTCTTCTTTGAGTGGTGGTGAACAAAGTAGGTTAGCTCTAGCAAAGTTGATTTTAGGAAAAAGCAATTTTATTATACTTGATGAACCCACTAATCATCTAGATATAAAAAGTAAAGAAGTTTTGGAAGATGCTTTGCAAGATTATCCTGGAACACTATTAGTTGTTTCACATGATAGATATTTTTTAAATAAAATCACAAATAAAACTATTGCTTTAAAAAATGGAAATGCTCGAACTTTTTTAGGTGACTTTGATTATTACCAACAAAAAATAGCTGAAGAACGCTGGGAAAAAGAACAAAAACAAAAACGTGTCGAAAAATCTACAAAAACTAAAACTAAGCCAACGAAAAGCATAGTTAAAAAAATCAAGGACCAGATCTCTCAAGTAGAACAGAGTATTTTTGAAACTGAAGAACAAATAAAAAGCCTAGAAGCTGAACTATGTAAAGAAGAGGTTTATAAAAATCACAAAAAAAATCTAGATGTTAATAAAAAATATGAAGCACAAAAAGAAAAATTATCGTACCTTTTTTCTCGTTGGGAAGAGCTAGAAGATCAACTATCTAAAACGGTCGCCCAAGATTGA